The following coding sequences are from one Leptospira ellinghausenii window:
- a CDS encoding ABC transporter permease, which yields MRSKWNLGSIGLKTATLFGFFFIHIPILIIIMYAFSTDEKTFQFPLPGFTTKWFGVAWERNDIWEAIILSSQVAFISTFIAILLGTLASLAVYRSQFFGKEIISFLVILPIALPGIVTGISLRSAMSLFGIPFSTWTIVIAHATFCIVTVYNNVLARLRRSSHSMVEASMDLGANPWQTFRFVILPNIATALLAGGMLSFALSFDEVIVTTFTAGQQSTVPIWMLTEFIRPRQRPVTNVVAVFVILVTTIPILVAYYLTKEDDGRKK from the coding sequence ATGCGCTCTAAATGGAACTTAGGATCTATTGGATTAAAAACGGCAACACTCTTCGGTTTTTTCTTCATCCATATACCCATACTCATCATCATCATGTATGCATTTTCGACAGATGAAAAAACGTTTCAATTTCCTCTACCAGGATTCACAACGAAGTGGTTTGGTGTAGCATGGGAACGAAATGATATCTGGGAAGCGATAATACTCTCTTCCCAAGTTGCATTCATTTCCACATTCATTGCGATCCTACTAGGAACATTGGCAAGCCTTGCTGTATACCGAAGCCAATTTTTTGGAAAAGAAATCATTTCCTTTCTTGTGATTTTACCCATTGCTCTCCCAGGCATTGTCACAGGAATTTCCCTTCGATCTGCTATGTCTCTATTTGGCATTCCGTTTAGCACTTGGACCATTGTCATTGCACATGCTACCTTTTGTATCGTAACCGTTTACAATAACGTTCTTGCTAGATTACGAAGGAGTTCTCATTCTATGGTGGAAGCATCAATGGATTTAGGTGCAAACCCATGGCAAACATTTCGTTTTGTGATACTACCAAATATTGCAACTGCATTACTTGCAGGAGGAATGTTATCCTTTGCTTTGTCATTTGATGAAGTGATTGTAACAACATTTACAGCTGGTCAACAATCAACCGTACCCATCTGGATGCTAACTGAGTTTATTCGTCCAAGACAAAGGCCAGTGACCAATGTGGTAGCTGTATTTGTGATTTTAGTCACGACTATTCCCATCCTTGTCGCTTATTATCTCACAAAAGAAGATGATGGTCGAAAAAAATAA
- a CDS encoding ABC transporter permease, which yields MTNVMDRFITFLFYRKSLALFLLLSPLLVWLGVVYLGSLFTLLIQSFFSVDSFSGVIKREFTFESYYDLFRQSTNWDIIIRTTTMAFTVTVVSAIIAFPIAYYMAMNAGPKLKPILYLGVMLPLWSSYLVKVYSWKLIMAKEGILTWCLDQLGLLHLLDVVLSIPVIGGTSLSFSYIGMFLVFVYIWLPYMILPIQASLERIPKTLLEASSDLGGGPAQTFRKVILPLAFPGVVAGSIFTFSLTLGDYIIPTIIGNSSYFIGMAVYTHQGTAGNIPLAAAFSVVPIVIMMVYLTIAKRLGAFDAL from the coding sequence ATGACGAATGTTATGGATAGATTCATCACGTTTTTATTTTACAGAAAAAGTCTGGCACTTTTTTTGTTATTATCACCTCTGCTTGTTTGGCTTGGTGTTGTTTATTTAGGTTCTTTGTTTACTCTTCTCATCCAAAGTTTTTTCTCTGTTGATTCCTTTTCGGGTGTCATCAAACGAGAATTCACATTTGAATCCTATTATGATTTATTCCGTCAGAGTACCAATTGGGATATTATCATCCGTACAACTACAATGGCATTCACTGTCACTGTAGTGAGTGCGATCATTGCGTTCCCAATTGCTTATTATATGGCAATGAATGCTGGACCCAAACTAAAACCAATTTTGTATTTGGGTGTTATGTTGCCTTTATGGTCCAGTTACCTTGTAAAAGTGTATTCATGGAAACTCATCATGGCCAAAGAAGGTATCCTTACCTGGTGTTTGGACCAACTAGGATTACTACACTTATTAGATGTTGTACTGTCCATCCCAGTGATCGGAGGCACTTCCTTATCATTTTCTTATATCGGTATGTTTTTGGTATTCGTATACATCTGGTTGCCGTACATGATTTTACCCATCCAAGCATCTTTAGAAAGAATTCCAAAAACACTTTTAGAAGCTTCCTCTGATTTAGGAGGAGGACCGGCACAAACCTTTCGCAAAGTCATTTTACCTTTGGCCTTCCCTGGTGTCGTAGCTGGTTCTATTTTTACATTTTCATTAACACTCGGTGATTATATCATTCCTACAATTATCGGGAATTCGAGTTATTTTATCGGGATGGCTGTTTACACCCACCAAGGAACTGCTGGGAACATTCCACTTGCTGCTGCATTTTCTGTGGTTCCCATTGTAATTATGATGGTGTATTTAACAATTGCTAAACGATTAGGAGCATTTGATGCGCTCTAA
- a CDS encoding ABC transporter ATP-binding protein, translating to MDQVYDVEFQNVTRKFDQFIAVDDVSFGIKKGEFFSMLGPSGSGKTTCLRMVAGFQDTSSGRVLLEGVDVTGIPPYKRNVNTVFQDYALFPHMSVAENVGYGLKIKKLPSAEISKRVSEMLAMVRLPDVGNRKPSELSGGQRQRIALARALINRPGVLLLDEPLGALDLKLREEMQLELKAIQKEVGITFIFVTHDQEEALSMSDRIAVFNKGKVEQIATPEELYNRPKTEFVANFVGTSNILSVEETKRLTGHEGKIMIRPERVHVFANAKEDNHSSGYRTFKAILKSQVYSGATSKMHFETPNGSRIIASTQNLKISADHIAVGSEVLVGWKDSDMHLL from the coding sequence ATGGACCAAGTTTACGATGTTGAGTTTCAAAATGTAACGAGGAAATTCGACCAATTCATAGCGGTAGATGATGTCTCCTTTGGGATTAAAAAAGGTGAGTTTTTTTCGATGTTAGGCCCTTCTGGGTCTGGTAAAACTACCTGCCTCCGAATGGTGGCGGGTTTTCAAGATACTAGTTCAGGAAGGGTTCTTTTGGAAGGAGTTGATGTCACGGGCATCCCTCCTTACAAAAGAAATGTCAATACTGTCTTCCAAGATTATGCCTTGTTTCCACATATGTCTGTTGCTGAAAATGTGGGGTATGGATTAAAAATTAAAAAACTTCCAAGTGCCGAAATTTCTAAACGAGTTTCTGAAATGCTAGCGATGGTTCGCCTTCCCGATGTGGGAAATCGAAAACCATCAGAATTATCAGGAGGGCAAAGACAACGGATTGCACTCGCAAGGGCACTCATCAATCGTCCAGGTGTACTGTTGTTAGATGAACCATTGGGGGCTCTAGATTTAAAACTGCGAGAAGAAATGCAGTTGGAGCTTAAAGCCATTCAAAAAGAAGTAGGGATCACATTTATTTTTGTGACCCACGACCAAGAAGAAGCACTTTCAATGTCCGATCGAATTGCTGTCTTTAATAAAGGTAAGGTGGAACAAATTGCAACTCCAGAAGAGTTGTACAACCGCCCGAAAACAGAGTTTGTTGCCAACTTTGTTGGAACTTCCAATATTTTATCTGTTGAGGAAACAAAACGACTCACAGGCCATGAAGGTAAGATAATGATTCGCCCGGAACGAGTCCATGTTTTTGCAAATGCAAAAGAGGACAACCATTCGTCTGGATATAGAACATTCAAAGCAATTTTAAAAAGCCAAGTATACTCAGGTGCAACATCCAAAATGCATTTTGAAACTCCTAATGGATCTCGGATCATTGCCTCCACTCAAAACTTAAAAATATCTGCAGACCATATAGCAGTTGGTTCAGAAGTTTTAGTAGGTTGGAAAGATTCCGACATGCATTTGTTATAA
- a CDS encoding ABC transporter substrate-binding protein produces the protein MKFDSYKRVVFFTAVLSIAFAVTCGKKETKVSEIGQGEGEVSIVAWPGYIERGETDKGYDWVTEFEKNTGCKVNVKTAATSDEMVALMNEGGFDLVTASGDASLRLVAGGKVQEINIDLIPSWKNVDSRLQNAPWHTVDGKHFGVPYQWGPNVLMYNTKVFKKAPTSWNVVFEEQVLPDGKSNKGRVQAFDGPIYIADAALYLKVAKPELGIQDPYELDEKQYTAVIELLKKQRQLVPKYWHDAMVQVDDFKKEGLVASSTWPFQVNLLVSEKQPVSSIVPVEGATGWADSTMLHKDSKHVNCAYKWMEHSLSPKVQGDLASWFGSVPSVPAACKGNALLGDTGCAVNGFNNFEKISFWRTPKEDCSGGRKCVPYKKWAEDYISIIGSK, from the coding sequence ATGAAATTCGATTCATACAAACGAGTGGTTTTTTTTACAGCAGTTCTTTCGATCGCTTTTGCGGTAACCTGCGGTAAAAAAGAAACAAAGGTTTCAGAAATTGGACAAGGCGAGGGAGAAGTTTCCATCGTTGCTTGGCCAGGTTACATTGAACGTGGTGAAACAGACAAAGGATATGACTGGGTCACTGAATTTGAAAAAAATACAGGCTGTAAAGTAAATGTAAAAACTGCCGCTACATCTGATGAGATGGTAGCACTTATGAATGAGGGAGGATTTGACTTAGTAACTGCTTCAGGTGACGCATCACTTCGATTAGTTGCAGGTGGAAAAGTCCAAGAGATTAACATTGATTTGATCCCAAGTTGGAAAAACGTAGACTCTCGTTTACAAAATGCTCCTTGGCATACTGTTGATGGTAAACATTTTGGAGTTCCTTACCAATGGGGACCAAACGTACTTATGTACAACACAAAAGTTTTTAAAAAAGCTCCAACAAGTTGGAACGTTGTATTTGAAGAACAAGTTTTACCAGACGGAAAATCTAATAAAGGTAGAGTGCAAGCTTTTGATGGTCCAATCTACATCGCTGATGCTGCCCTTTACTTAAAAGTAGCAAAACCAGAACTTGGAATCCAAGACCCTTACGAATTGGATGAAAAACAATATACGGCTGTCATTGAGTTATTAAAAAAACAAAGACAACTCGTTCCAAAATATTGGCATGATGCAATGGTCCAAGTTGACGATTTCAAAAAAGAAGGTTTAGTTGCTTCTTCAACATGGCCATTCCAAGTAAATTTACTAGTGAGTGAAAAACAACCTGTATCATCCATCGTTCCTGTGGAAGGAGCTACTGGTTGGGCAGATAGTACAATGTTACACAAAGATTCTAAACACGTAAACTGTGCTTATAAATGGATGGAACATTCTCTTTCTCCAAAAGTGCAAGGTGATTTAGCATCTTGGTTTGGATCTGTTCCTTCTGTTCCTGCTGCTTGTAAAGGAAATGCTTTACTCGGAGATACAGGTTGTGCAGTGAATGGATTCAACAACTTTGAAAAAATCTCTTTCTGGAGAACTCCAAAAGAAGATTGTTCCGGTGGAAGAAAATGTGTGCCTTATAAAAAATGGGCAGAAGATTATATTTCCATTATTGGAAGTAAATAA
- a CDS encoding NAD-dependent succinate-semialdehyde dehydrogenase — protein MKYIKDKDLFRQENFIGGVWCPAENKKEILVHNPATGETIGNIPHATEKDTLLAIRSAKDAFADWKSRPAKERAGILRKWFQLMMDHQEDLALIMTQEQGKPLTEARGEIAYAASYIEWFGEEAKRSYGDVIPSHRKDTRILVLKEPIGVVGTITPWNFPAAMLARKVAPALAAGCTVVSKPSELTPYSALAMAVLAERAGLPKGVWNVLVGDPILIGKTILESKEVRKLSFTGSTKTGIYLMEKSAATLKKLSLELGGNAPFIVFEDADLDEAVKGAMLSKYRNTGQTCVCVNRFLVHSSVAETFSKKLAEQTKELVVANGMEPNASQGPLINEAAVEKVKNHIQDAVNKGAKVLIGGNTHQLGGNFFEPTVLYPVNSSMMVTKEETFGPVSCIQTFQTEEEAIKLANDTDFGLASYFYTKDMARIFRVAEQLEYGMVGINEGIISSEQVPFGGVKFSGMGREGSKYGLDDYTVTKYLCLGGIK, from the coding sequence ATGAAATACATCAAAGACAAAGACCTTTTTCGCCAGGAAAATTTCATTGGTGGGGTGTGGTGCCCTGCTGAAAATAAAAAAGAAATATTAGTACATAACCCTGCCACAGGGGAAACCATCGGGAATATCCCGCATGCAACAGAAAAGGACACGCTCCTTGCAATCCGTTCAGCAAAAGATGCGTTTGCAGATTGGAAATCGAGACCTGCCAAAGAACGCGCAGGAATCCTCCGCAAATGGTTCCAACTCATGATGGACCACCAAGAAGACTTAGCTCTCATCATGACACAAGAACAAGGAAAACCTTTAACGGAAGCTAGGGGAGAAATAGCATATGCGGCTTCCTATATTGAATGGTTCGGTGAAGAAGCAAAACGTTCTTATGGAGATGTGATCCCATCACATAGAAAAGATACAAGGATTCTTGTACTCAAAGAACCCATCGGAGTTGTGGGAACCATCACTCCTTGGAATTTTCCAGCGGCAATGCTTGCAAGGAAAGTCGCTCCAGCTCTAGCCGCAGGTTGCACGGTTGTCTCAAAACCATCTGAACTCACTCCCTATTCAGCTCTTGCAATGGCAGTACTTGCAGAACGAGCAGGACTCCCAAAAGGAGTTTGGAATGTGTTAGTTGGGGATCCAATCCTCATTGGCAAAACGATTTTAGAAAGTAAAGAGGTTCGCAAACTTAGTTTTACTGGATCCACAAAAACAGGGATTTATTTGATGGAAAAATCGGCCGCCACATTAAAAAAACTCTCACTTGAGTTAGGTGGGAATGCTCCATTCATCGTATTTGAAGATGCAGACTTAGACGAAGCTGTAAAAGGTGCTATGTTATCCAAATATAGAAACACAGGACAAACTTGTGTTTGTGTGAATCGTTTTTTAGTACATTCATCTGTTGCAGAAACCTTTTCCAAAAAACTTGCTGAACAAACAAAAGAGTTGGTTGTAGCCAACGGAATGGAACCCAATGCAAGCCAAGGCCCCCTCATCAATGAAGCCGCTGTGGAAAAAGTAAAAAATCATATCCAAGACGCAGTCAACAAAGGAGCAAAAGTTTTAATTGGAGGGAACACACACCAATTAGGCGGAAACTTCTTTGAGCCGACCGTTTTGTATCCTGTGAACTCTTCTATGATGGTGACAAAGGAAGAAACCTTTGGACCAGTTTCTTGTATCCAAACCTTCCAAACAGAGGAAGAAGCCATTAAACTCGCAAATGATACCGACTTTGGCCTCGCATCCTATTTTTACACCAAAGACATGGCTCGTATTTTTAGAGTCGCCGAACAGCTAGAATATGGAATGGTAGGCATTAACGAAGGGATCATTTCTTCAGAACAAGTCCCATTTGGGGGAGTCAAATTTTCAGGGATGGGACGAGAGGGCTCCAAATACGGTCTCGATGATTATACAGTAACCAAATATCTCTGCCTCGGAGGAATCAAATGA